Proteins encoded together in one Quercus lobata isolate SW786 chromosome 3, ValleyOak3.0 Primary Assembly, whole genome shotgun sequence window:
- the LOC115982396 gene encoding paramyosin, producing the protein MASGGGDEEADAVLSDVEEGDEPVPISIKSPSAEDVSVERFRELLAELDRERQAREAAESTKSELQVSFNRLKALAHEAIKKRDEWGRQRDDALREKEEAARLNEKVTAELAEANKARDDVSKQIDELVKERDGLRSEIGNSNHMLATGIEKISGKVSSFKNFAAAGLPRSQKYSGLPAVAYGVIKRTNEIVEELVKQIDATTKSRNETREEMEHRNYEIAIEVSQLEATISGLREEVANKTCAVEDLEKKLSEIEGEMKEKLSKMENEGLELRELVNEYDDKLRSLESKMESQRPLLIDQLSLVSRIHERIYDVIKMVDVNNLDQFSDSLFVPQETDTEENIRAALAGMESIYELTKIVVEKTRDFVEEKGREIKSLDETVGRLVKEKEHIGSLLRSALSNRVTLDPSSKTNELFQVAENGLREAGIDFKFSKLLGDGKSHNDNVDAMGTEEDEIYTLAGALEKIVKASQLEIIELQHSVGELRAESSLLKEHVEAQAKELNHRIRQIEELEEKERVANESIEGLMMDIAAAEEEITRWKVAAEQEAAAGRAVEQEFVVQLSALKQELEEAKQSMLESEKKLTFKEETATAAMAARDAAEKSLKLADLRASRLRDRLEELTHQLEEFENREDSRRGQNRPRYVCWPWQWLGLDYVGIRRPETEQQVSNEMELSEPLL; encoded by the exons ATGGCGAGTGGCGGAGGAGACGAAGAAGCCGATGCGGTGCTCAGCGACGTGGAGGAGGGAGACGAGCCGGTGCCGATTTCGATAAAGAGTCCGAGCGCGGAGGATGTATCGGTGGAGAGGTTTCGGGAGCTTCTCGCCGAGCTCGATCGGGAGAGGCAAGCGCGCGAGGCGGCGGAGAGTACCAAATCGGAGTTGCAGGTTTCGTTCAACAGGCTGAAGGCTTTGGCTCACGAGGCGATCAAGAAGCGCGACGAGTGGGGGAGGCAGAGGGACGACGCTCTGCGCGAGAAGGAGGAGGCGGCTAGGTTGAACGAGAAGGTTACGGCGGAGTTGGCGGAGGCGAACAAGGCGAGGGACGATGTTTCGAAGCAAATCGACGAGTTGGTGAAGGAGAGAGACGGTTTGAGATCGGAGATTGGGAATTCTAACCATATGCTCGCGACTGGGATTGAGAAGATATCCGGGAAAGTCAGTAGCTTCAAGAATTTCGCGGCCGCCGGGTTGCCGCGGTCGCAGAAGTACTCGGGGTTGCCGGCGGTGGCGTATGGAGTGATCAAGCGGACGAATGAGATTGTGGAAGAGCTCGTTAAGCAGATTGACGCCACGACGAAGTCGAGGAATGAAACGAGGGAGGAGATGGAGCATAGGAATTATGAGATTGCCATTGAGGTTTCTCAGCTCGAAGCCACGATAAGCGGGTTAAGGGAGGAAGTTGCGAATAAAACTTGTGCTGTTGAGGATTTGGAAAAGAAGTTATCTGAGATTGAAGGAGAGATGAAGGAGAAATTGAGTAAGATGGAGAATGAAGGTTTGGAGTTGAGGGAGTTAGTTAATGAGTATGATGATAAGTTGAGGAGCTTAGAATCGAAGATGGAATCGCAGAGGCCTTTACTGATTGATCAGTTGAGTCTTGTGTCGAGAATTCATGAGCGTATATATGATGTGATTAAGATGGTTGATGTTAACAATTTGGACCAGTTCTCGGACTCATTGTTTGTCCCACAAGAAACGGACACGGAGGAGAACATACGTGCTGCTTTAGCTGGGATGGAATCCATATATGAATTAACCAAAATTGTTGTTGAAAAGACGAGGGATTTTGTAGAGGAAAAGGGTCGTGAAATCAAGAGTTTAGATGAAACGGTGGGTCGATTGGTTAAGGAAAAAGAGCATATTGGATCCTTACTTAGGAGTGCTCTGTCTAATAGGGTGACATTGGACCCATCTTCCAAAACGAATGAGTTGTTTCAAGTTGCAGAAAATGGTTTGAGAGAGGCCGGGATAGATTTCAAATTCAGCAAGCTTCTCGGGGATGGAAAGTCTCATAATGACAATGTGGATGCGATGGGGACAGAGGAGGATGAAATATACACTTTG GCTGGTGCATTGGAGAAGATTGTCAAGGCATCTCAGCTTGAGATCATTGAGCTGCAGCATTCTGTGGGTGAACTAAG GGCAGAGTCGAGTTTACTTAAAGAGCATGTAGAGGCTCAAGCCAAGGAGCTCAACCATAGAATACGTCAAATAGAGGAGCTCGAGGAAAAGGAGAGAGTGGCAAATGAAAGT ATTGAAGGGCTCATGATGGACATTGCTGCTGCTGAAGAAGAAATTACAAGATGGAAAGTAGCAGCAGAGCAAGAAGCTGCTGCAGGCAGAGCTGTTGAACAAGAGTTTGTGGTGCAG TTGTCAGCACTTAAGCAGGAGCTTGAAGAGGCTAAGCAGTCCATGTTGGAGTCAGAGAAGAAGCTCACATTCAAAGAAGAAACAGCCACTGCTGCCATGGCAGCAAGAGATGCAGCTGAGAAATCATTGAAGTTGGCAGATTTGAGGGCATCTAGGCTGAGGGATAGATTAGAGGAGCTTACCCACcagcttgaagaatttgaaaACCGGGAAGACTCAAGGAGGGGCCAAAACAGGCCTAGATATGTATGCTGGCCATGGCAGTGGCTTGGACTTGACTATGTAGGTATCCGGCGACCAGAGACAGAACAACAGGTTTCAAATGAAATGGAGCTTTCTGAACCTCTTCTATGA